A single genomic interval of Nodosilinea sp. PGN35 harbors:
- a CDS encoding L-lactate dehydrogenase: MKGVIVGAGQVGLACAYAMMIQNVLDEMVLVDINQDRLIGEVMDLEQGMSFVEPTLIKAGTMADAAGADVVVITAGAAQKDGETRLNLVQKNVEILKKLIPDIVTHCPEAILLVVSNPVDVLTYAAWKLSGLPKARVLGSGTVLDTGRFRYLLARRLGIDPRSLHAYIIGEHGDSEVPFWSHANVCGTPLYYEGMAAGDRQAMDEIFQQTKNAAYEIIRRKGYTNYAVGLAVTQIVQSIMRDQNRVLTVSCVVDEIFGVQDLCLSVPAVVGRTGVSRRLNILLSPQEEQLLQQSAQTLRGVIDQIEF, from the coding sequence CCAAAATGTGCTGGATGAAATGGTGCTGGTGGATATCAACCAGGACAGGCTGATTGGCGAGGTGATGGATCTAGAGCAGGGGATGTCGTTTGTGGAGCCGACGCTGATTAAGGCGGGTACCATGGCTGACGCCGCCGGAGCCGACGTGGTGGTAATCACCGCTGGGGCAGCCCAAAAAGACGGCGAAACTCGCCTGAATCTGGTGCAAAAAAACGTCGAAATTCTTAAAAAACTGATTCCCGATATTGTGACCCACTGCCCTGAGGCCATTTTGCTGGTGGTGTCTAACCCTGTAGATGTGCTCACCTACGCTGCCTGGAAGCTGTCGGGCCTGCCTAAGGCTCGGGTATTGGGTTCGGGAACCGTGCTGGATACAGGGCGGTTTCGGTACCTGCTAGCCCGTCGTCTGGGCATTGACCCGCGCAGCCTGCACGCCTACATCATTGGCGAACACGGCGACAGCGAGGTGCCCTTCTGGAGCCACGCCAACGTCTGTGGTACCCCCCTCTACTACGAGGGTATGGCGGCGGGCGATCGCCAGGCCATGGACGAGATCTTTCAGCAGACCAAAAACGCCGCCTACGAGATCATCCGCCGCAAGGGATACACCAACTACGCCGTTGGTCTGGCGGTGACGCAAATTGTGCAGTCGATTATGCGCGACCAAAACCGGGTGCTGACGGTGAGCTGCGTAGTTGACGAGATTTTTGGCGTTCAAGACCTGTGCTTGAGTGTGCCTGCGGTGGTAGGGCGTACGGGGGTGAGCCGCCGACTGAATATATTGCTCAGTCCCCAGGAGGAGCAGCTGCTTCAGCAGTCGGCTCAGACCCTGCGCGGGGTGATCGATCAAATTGAGTTCTAG
- a CDS encoding TMEM165/GDT1 family protein, with amino-acid sequence MDWNLLALSFTAVFISELGDKSQLAAIALGGSSKSPRAVFLGTAAALLLASLLGVIAGEGTAQILPERLVKAVAALGFALLAVKLLWPAASGD; translated from the coding sequence ATGGACTGGAACCTCCTTGCCCTCAGCTTCACCGCCGTGTTTATCTCAGAGCTGGGGGATAAGAGCCAGCTGGCCGCGATCGCCCTCGGGGGCAGCTCCAAGTCTCCCCGCGCCGTATTTTTGGGCACCGCCGCCGCTCTGCTGCTGGCCAGCCTGCTGGGGGTGATTGCTGGGGAAGGCACCGCTCAAATTTTGCCCGAGCGGTTGGTCAAAGCCGTCGCCGCCCTGGGGTTTGCCCTGCTGGCCGTCAAGCTGCTGTGGCCCGCCGCCAGCGGCGATTAG
- a CDS encoding TMEM165/GDT1 family protein produces MSISSPLPPSPATAEAKTSDTLSRAAFWRVFGSTFITIFLAELGDKTQVTTLLMSAQSQAPWIVFLGAGTALVSTSLIGVLLGQWLARRVSPATLDTAAGTMLLGITVCLLWDIVHL; encoded by the coding sequence GTGTCTATCTCTAGTCCTCTTCCTCCCTCCCCTGCCACCGCTGAGGCCAAAACCTCTGATACCCTGAGTCGGGCAGCTTTTTGGCGAGTTTTTGGCTCTACGTTCATCACTATTTTTTTGGCCGAGCTCGGTGACAAAACCCAGGTGACGACACTGCTCATGAGCGCCCAGTCTCAGGCACCCTGGATTGTTTTTTTAGGCGCTGGCACCGCCCTAGTCAGCACTAGCCTGATTGGCGTACTGTTGGGGCAATGGCTAGCTCGCCGCGTTTCCCCCGCCACCCTCGACACCGCCGCTGGCACCATGCTCCTTGGCATCACCGTCTGTCTCCTCTGGGACATCGTCCACCTCTAG
- a CDS encoding YkgJ family cysteine cluster protein, protein MATWQCVKSCGACCFLAPDERPDLESYLDADQLALYLSMVGEDGWCIHYSGGDRLCTIYPDRPSFCRVTFSTFETMFGVEADELDDFAIDCCQEHIADIYGEDSPEMARFNGAVGVGE, encoded by the coding sequence ATGGCCACCTGGCAATGTGTAAAGTCCTGCGGGGCCTGCTGTTTCTTAGCCCCTGACGAGCGCCCCGATCTGGAGTCGTACCTAGACGCTGACCAGCTGGCGCTGTACCTGAGCATGGTGGGCGAAGACGGCTGGTGCATCCACTACAGCGGGGGCGATCGCCTCTGCACCATCTACCCCGATCGCCCCAGCTTTTGCCGGGTCACCTTCAGCACCTTCGAGACCATGTTTGGCGTTGAGGCCGACGAACTCGACGACTTTGCCATCGACTGCTGCCAGGAGCACATTGCCGATATCTATGGCGAAGATAGCCCCGAGATGGCGCGCTTTAACGGGGCGGTGGGGGTGGGGGAGTGA
- the psb30 gene encoding photosystem II reaction center protein Ycf12/Psb30 — protein MSFLSGFLSSINFELIAQLTMLAMIVIAGPAIVFLLFLRGGDL, from the coding sequence ATGAGCTTTCTAAGTGGTTTTTTGAGCAGCATTAATTTTGAGCTGATTGCCCAGTTGACCATGCTTGCCATGATTGTCATCGCTGGCCCAGCGATTGTGTTTCTGCTGTTTCTGCGCGGCGGCGACCTTTAG
- the ispD gene encoding 2-C-methyl-D-erythritol 4-phosphate cytidylyltransferase, whose amino-acid sequence MFPVHVLIPAAGSGRRMGRDRNKVLLELLGQPIIAWTIKAAAQAEAVVWIGVVCQAGDRPALEAIAQGLNLSEPVTFIDGGTTRQESVFKGLQALPPEATRVLIHDGARCLVTPDLFDRCAAALDACPGLIAAVPVKDTIKMVDADQRVETTPDRQRLWAAQTPQGFDVAQLKQCHRQGLELGWSVTDDAALFEKCDLPVQVVPGEETNLKVTTPMDLAIAEFILKQRLG is encoded by the coding sequence ATGTTTCCTGTTCATGTGCTCATTCCCGCCGCTGGCAGCGGTCGCCGCATGGGGCGCGATCGCAATAAAGTGCTCCTTGAGCTGCTCGGCCAGCCGATCATCGCCTGGACAATCAAAGCCGCCGCCCAGGCCGAAGCTGTGGTTTGGATAGGGGTGGTTTGCCAGGCGGGCGATCGCCCTGCCCTGGAGGCGATCGCTCAGGGGCTGAATTTGTCTGAGCCAGTGACCTTCATCGACGGCGGCACCACCCGGCAAGAATCGGTCTTTAAGGGCCTGCAAGCCCTGCCGCCCGAAGCTACCCGCGTCCTGATCCACGATGGGGCACGCTGCCTGGTCACCCCCGACCTGTTCGATCGCTGCGCCGCCGCCCTAGACGCCTGCCCCGGACTGATTGCGGCGGTACCGGTCAAAGACACTATCAAAATGGTCGATGCCGACCAGCGGGTTGAGACCACCCCCGATCGCCAGCGGCTGTGGGCTGCCCAAACCCCCCAGGGCTTTGATGTGGCTCAGCTCAAGCAGTGCCATCGGCAGGGCCTTGAGCTGGGCTGGAGCGTCACCGACGATGCCGCCCTGTTTGAAAAGTGCGACCTGCCGGTGCAGGTAGTGCCCGGCGAAGAGACCAACCTCAAGGTGACGACACCGATGGATCTGGCGATCGCAGAATTCATACTAAAACAGCGCCTGGGTTAG
- a CDS encoding glycosyltransferase family 9 protein has translation MRVLALVPGETETQLSFFPIINLIKDSFDNAEVSVVAPPSATAIYQLSKGVTEVVPYNFESSNSPADWANLLGIVRDREFDAALTLTDSWSIALLLWLSGVPTRLGYSGAANDLLLTATTPRAAEADHHGALLKLINITGPLPALSVNVPRKDLTAVDNLRQGSGLTNGYVLVYPGATSGGTPYPTESWIAILKDFQQRQPELPLALLQTDEGAEQPAAIASAIPNLKILRPETPGQTAALIAAANLLVAVEGYPLALAIALNVYTLGLFSGSSPAQAIAAGGDRLVALTASTGTLADISPDQVLKKIWSEGA, from the coding sequence ATGCGGGTACTGGCTCTTGTTCCAGGAGAAACGGAGACTCAGCTGAGCTTCTTTCCGATCATCAATCTGATCAAGGATAGCTTCGACAACGCTGAGGTATCGGTAGTTGCGCCCCCTAGCGCTACGGCTATCTATCAGCTCTCAAAGGGGGTCACCGAGGTGGTGCCCTACAACTTTGAGTCCAGCAACAGCCCCGCCGACTGGGCCAACCTGCTGGGGATTGTGCGCGATCGCGAGTTCGACGCCGCCCTCACCCTGACCGATTCCTGGTCAATAGCCCTGCTGCTGTGGCTCAGCGGGGTGCCCACCCGCCTGGGCTACAGCGGGGCGGCCAACGACCTGCTGCTCACCGCCACTACCCCCCGCGCCGCCGAGGCCGACCACCACGGCGCTCTGCTCAAGCTCATCAACATCACCGGCCCACTGCCCGCCCTCTCGGTGAATGTGCCGCGCAAAGATCTAACCGCCGTAGACAACCTGCGTCAGGGCAGCGGGCTCACGAATGGCTACGTGCTGGTGTACCCGGGGGCCACCTCTGGCGGCACCCCGTACCCCACCGAAAGCTGGATCGCCATTCTCAAAGACTTTCAGCAGCGCCAGCCCGAGCTGCCTCTGGCGCTGCTGCAAACCGACGAGGGGGCCGAGCAACCCGCCGCGATCGCCAGTGCCATACCCAACCTTAAGATTTTGCGACCTGAGACCCCAGGACAGACGGCAGCCCTGATTGCCGCCGCTAACCTGTTGGTAGCGGTAGAGGGGTATCCCCTGGCGCTGGCGATCGCCCTCAACGTCTATACCCTGGGACTGTTTTCCGGCAGTAGCCCAGCCCAGGCGATCGCGGCGGGGGGCGATCGCCTGGTGGCGCTGACCGCCTCCACCGGTACCCTGGCCGACATTTCTCCCGACCAAGTGCTCAAGAAGATCTGGAGCGAGGGTGCCTAG